In the Mus pahari chromosome 19, PAHARI_EIJ_v1.1, whole genome shotgun sequence genome, one interval contains:
- the Bbc3 gene encoding bcl-2-binding component 3 isoform X1 codes for MLAFVTRRGVCAPGSAMARARQEGSSPEPVEGLARDSPRPFPLGRLMPSAVSCSLCEPGLPAAPAAPALLPAAYLCAPTAPPAVTAALGGPRWPGGHRTRPRSPRPDGPQPSLSPAQQHLESPVPSAPEALAGGPTQAAPGVRVEEEEWAREIGAQLRRMADDLNAQYERRRQEEQHRHRPSPWRVMYNLFMGLLPLPRDPGAPEMEPN; via the exons ATGTTGGCGTTTGTCACCCGGAGGGGTGTCTGC GCTCCAGGGAGCGCCATGGCCCGCGCACGCCAGGAGGGCAGCTCTCCGGAGCCCGTAGAGGGCCTGGCCCGCGACAGTCCGCGCCCCTTCCCGCTCGGCCGCCTGATGCCCTCCGCTGTATCCTGCAGCCTCTGCGAGCCCGGCCTGCCCGCCGCCCCTGCTGCCCCTGCCTTGCTGCCGGCCGCCTACCTCTGCGCCCCCACCGCCCCACCTGCCGTCACCGCCGCCCTGGGGGGCCCCCGCTGGCCTGGGGGTCACCGCACCCGGCCCCGAAGCCCGCGCCCGGACG GTCCTCAGCCCTCGCTGTCGCCAGCCCAGCAGCACCTAGAGTCGCCCGTGCCCAGCGCCCCGGAGGCCCTGGCGGGAGGCCCCACCCAAGCTGCCCCGGGAGTgcgtgtggaggaggaggagtgggccCGGGAGATCGGGGCCCAGCTGCGGCGGATGGCGGACGACCTCAACGCGCAGTACGAGCGGCGG aGACAAGAAGAGCAGCATCGACACCGACCCTCGCCCTGGAGGGTCATGTACAATCTCTTCATGGGGCTCCTCCCCTTACCCAGGGATCCGGGAGCCCCAGAAATGGAGCCCAACTAG
- the Bbc3 gene encoding bcl-2-binding component 3 isoform X2, with the protein MARARQEGSSPEPVEGLARDSPRPFPLGRLMPSAVSCSLCEPGLPAAPAAPALLPAAYLCAPTAPPAVTAALGGPRWPGGHRTRPRSPRPDGPQPSLSPAQQHLESPVPSAPEALAGGPTQAAPGVRVEEEEWAREIGAQLRRMADDLNAQYERRRQEEQHRHRPSPWRVMYNLFMGLLPLPRDPGAPEMEPN; encoded by the exons ATGGCCCGCGCACGCCAGGAGGGCAGCTCTCCGGAGCCCGTAGAGGGCCTGGCCCGCGACAGTCCGCGCCCCTTCCCGCTCGGCCGCCTGATGCCCTCCGCTGTATCCTGCAGCCTCTGCGAGCCCGGCCTGCCCGCCGCCCCTGCTGCCCCTGCCTTGCTGCCGGCCGCCTACCTCTGCGCCCCCACCGCCCCACCTGCCGTCACCGCCGCCCTGGGGGGCCCCCGCTGGCCTGGGGGTCACCGCACCCGGCCCCGAAGCCCGCGCCCGGACG GTCCTCAGCCCTCGCTGTCGCCAGCCCAGCAGCACCTAGAGTCGCCCGTGCCCAGCGCCCCGGAGGCCCTGGCGGGAGGCCCCACCCAAGCTGCCCCGGGAGTgcgtgtggaggaggaggagtgggccCGGGAGATCGGGGCCCAGCTGCGGCGGATGGCGGACGACCTCAACGCGCAGTACGAGCGGCGG aGACAAGAAGAGCAGCATCGACACCGACCCTCGCCCTGGAGGGTCATGTACAATCTCTTCATGGGGCTCCTCCCCTTACCCAGGGATCCGGGAGCCCCAGAAATGGAGCCCAACTAG